In the genome of Streptomyces violaceoruber, the window ACCTGCGCCGCATCACCCTCGACGGCGAGGCCGCGCCGCTGGTCGGCCAGGTGCTGCTGGACCTCACCGCCGACCTGGAGTTCGACGCGGTGGGCGGGCTCACCATGGGCGCCGACCCGGTCGCCGCGAGCATGCTGCACGCCGCCGCCGCGCGCGGCCGCAGGCTGGACGCGTTCGTCGTCCGCAAGGCCGCCAAGGCGCACGGGCTGCAGCGCCGCGTCGAGGGCCCGGAGATCAAGGGCCGCCGCGTCGTGGTCGTCGAGGACACCTCCACC includes:
- the pyrE gene encoding orotate phosphoribosyltransferase translates to MTDVRGELLQQIKDKAVVHGKVTLSSGLEADYYVDLRRITLDGEAAPLVGQVLLDLTADLEFDAVGGLTMGADPVAASMLHAAAARGRRLDAFVVRKAAKAHGLQRRVEGPEIKGRRVVVVEDTSTTGGSPLTAVEAVREAGAEVVAVATIVDRATGAGEKIQDGAGVPYLYAYGKDELGLD